From the genome of Streptomyces sp. NBC_01341, one region includes:
- a CDS encoding YaaC family protein, which yields MYMEIDPLEAWERLRASRSSRPGRASSGARAKTYATALEQAQQMFKAAEVVGPQTRPLLVFYGLSQAGRAIAAAAVDLKGEDWNLTSHGIHASGYHLDFADIEIRTDPAGTAGSFVRLSKLLRSPVWGSDTVVRLEKVWDTLPVNLQYPLTDRERFTPLYASTDVIRGIDFHPLLTVEVGDILDRVVDAGSRTALDEFLQSYPGAAGYDDFARRRAEADAGPDFERHQPNAGLLAMHWEMPAETGTREERLERLSEMTRKYAGHRYFLPAVAGLPRELHPLMAWWAVLYALSMLARYQPAQWANHINVDGSRHAVPIEKILERAMEHLPVLIADTIEEVAAWS from the coding sequence ATGTACATGGAGATAGATCCCCTTGAGGCGTGGGAGAGACTGCGGGCCAGTCGTTCCAGCCGACCGGGTAGAGCGAGCAGTGGGGCGCGGGCCAAGACGTACGCCACGGCTTTGGAGCAGGCGCAGCAGATGTTCAAAGCCGCCGAGGTCGTGGGCCCGCAGACCCGTCCCTTGCTGGTGTTCTACGGACTGAGTCAGGCTGGCAGAGCGATTGCGGCTGCGGCCGTCGACCTGAAGGGCGAGGACTGGAACCTGACCTCTCACGGCATCCATGCCTCGGGCTACCACCTGGACTTCGCCGACATCGAGATCCGAACGGATCCCGCTGGCACGGCCGGCAGCTTCGTACGGCTCAGCAAGCTGCTGCGGTCACCGGTCTGGGGAAGTGACACGGTCGTGCGGCTGGAGAAAGTCTGGGACACCCTTCCTGTCAACTTGCAGTACCCGCTCACCGACCGGGAGCGGTTCACGCCTCTGTACGCCAGCACGGACGTGATCAGAGGCATTGATTTCCACCCGCTGCTCACCGTTGAAGTCGGCGACATCTTGGACCGCGTCGTGGACGCTGGCAGCCGCACGGCTCTGGATGAATTCCTGCAGAGCTATCCCGGCGCCGCCGGGTATGACGACTTCGCCCGTCGCCGGGCGGAAGCCGATGCCGGGCCGGACTTCGAGCGGCACCAGCCGAATGCCGGCTTGCTGGCCATGCACTGGGAGATGCCCGCGGAAACGGGCACCCGAGAGGAGCGCCTGGAGCGCCTGTCCGAGATGACCCGGAAGTACGCCGGGCATCGCTACTTCCTCCCCGCCGTCGCGGGCCTGCCGCGTGAACTCCACCCGCTGATGGCGTGGTGGGCGGTGCTGTACGCGCTGTCGATGCTCGCCCGCTACCAGCCCGCCCAGTGGGCGAACCACATCAACGTCGACGGCAGCCGACACGCGGTGCCCATCGAGAAGATTCTGGAACGGGCCATGGAACATCTGCCCGTCCTGATCGCGGACACCATCGAGGAAGTTGCCGCCTGGTCGTAG
- a CDS encoding ABC-three component system protein — protein sequence MLRRLSADDARFRTVEFSPGLNLLVADTTSSSAETDSRNSAGKSSVIELIHFLLGAKSSGSLATNKALRHITFGLAMDWPWQDDPLEVRRRGDNPKVVSLSRDVSGVPADTLFTDGQDVELSVEQWNRVIERDLFGLEGDHPGVSGRTLLSFLIRRVSAHGFNEPTRTFSRQAAAEASSNLAYLLGLDWQLVNGYRELNARKATRDQLRKAVNDPVWGRIVGSTADLRGQITLAEAQVERLRTQVAAFQVVPEYERLKDRADQVSRRIKQLAQDDVIDQHNLEELRGAVTETTDVEVSYLEPAYRELGVILNDQVRRRFEDVKAFHHSVVRNRRRFLEEEIQELTDRLAARRQERADLGEDQARLLRELAEGGALEALTALQTALGREEAALGALRHRFDAAQALEASARQITAKSVELQQAVDLDLRERRQQTDEAILLFSRYAQRLYGEGREAYLAIEAGRTSLSITPRIDADDSRGINNMVIFCFDLTLAVLAHRHERGPDFLVHDSHLYDGVDERQVARALALAAEVTQEEHMQYIVTLNTDTLSTAAQRGFNPEPHIRSPRLTDDEEGGLFGFRFKAAGKA from the coding sequence ATGCTGCGCCGTCTGAGCGCTGACGACGCGCGGTTCAGAACAGTGGAGTTCTCGCCGGGACTGAACCTGCTGGTCGCGGACACCACCTCGTCGTCGGCCGAGACCGACAGCCGTAACAGCGCCGGCAAGTCCAGCGTGATCGAGCTGATTCACTTCCTGCTGGGGGCAAAATCCTCCGGGTCCCTGGCCACGAACAAGGCGCTGCGCCACATCACCTTCGGCCTCGCCATGGACTGGCCGTGGCAGGACGATCCGCTTGAAGTACGACGGCGCGGAGACAATCCCAAGGTCGTGTCGCTGAGTCGGGACGTATCCGGCGTGCCGGCCGACACGCTCTTCACGGACGGTCAGGACGTCGAGCTGTCCGTGGAGCAGTGGAATCGCGTCATCGAGCGGGATCTCTTCGGGCTGGAGGGTGACCATCCCGGAGTGAGCGGTCGCACGCTCCTGTCGTTCCTCATCCGCCGTGTCTCCGCTCACGGCTTCAACGAACCGACCCGGACGTTCTCCCGGCAGGCCGCCGCCGAGGCATCGTCGAACCTGGCCTACCTCCTCGGGCTGGACTGGCAACTGGTCAACGGATACCGCGAGCTCAATGCCCGCAAGGCGACCAGAGACCAGCTGAGGAAGGCAGTCAACGATCCCGTATGGGGACGGATCGTCGGGTCCACGGCCGATCTGCGAGGCCAGATCACTCTCGCCGAGGCACAGGTCGAACGGCTGCGGACGCAGGTTGCCGCCTTCCAGGTTGTCCCTGAATACGAGCGCCTCAAAGACCGCGCAGACCAGGTAAGCCGCCGGATCAAGCAGCTCGCCCAAGACGACGTGATCGACCAGCACAACCTCGAAGAACTCCGGGGCGCGGTCACCGAGACCACCGACGTCGAGGTGTCCTACCTCGAGCCGGCCTACCGCGAGCTCGGGGTCATCCTCAACGACCAAGTCCGGCGTCGCTTCGAGGACGTCAAGGCGTTCCACCACTCCGTCGTACGCAACCGGCGCAGATTCCTGGAGGAAGAGATCCAGGAACTCACCGATCGCTTGGCCGCCCGGCGTCAGGAACGTGCCGACCTGGGCGAGGACCAGGCTCGCCTCCTGCGCGAGCTGGCGGAGGGTGGAGCTCTGGAAGCGCTGACCGCCCTACAGACAGCCCTGGGCCGGGAGGAGGCCGCTCTCGGTGCTCTTCGCCACCGCTTCGACGCAGCGCAAGCCCTGGAAGCCAGCGCCCGCCAGATCACCGCCAAGAGCGTTGAACTGCAACAGGCCGTCGACCTCGACCTCCGAGAGCGCCGGCAACAGACAGACGAAGCAATCCTGCTGTTCTCCCGGTACGCCCAGCGCCTCTACGGCGAGGGCCGCGAAGCCTATCTCGCCATCGAGGCCGGCCGGACCAGCCTCAGCATCACGCCCCGCATCGACGCCGACGACAGCCGCGGCATCAACAACATGGTCATCTTCTGCTTCGACCTCACCCTGGCCGTCCTCGCACACCGCCACGAGCGCGGCCCCGACTTCCTCGTCCACGACAGCCACCTCTACGACGGCGTCGATGAACGCCAGGTCGCACGAGCTCTCGCGCTCGCGGCCGAAGTCACGCAGGAAGAGCACATGCAGTACATCGTCACCCTCAACACCGACACCCTCAGCACCGCTGCCCAGCGCGGATTCAACCCCGAACCTCACATCCGTAGCCCCCGCCTCACCGACGACGAAGAGGGCGGCCTCTTCGGCTTCCGCTTCAAAGCCGCAGGCAAGGCGTAG
- a CDS encoding ABC-three component system middle component 6, protein MITPTKGIAPDRCLLAVGAQVLLQLDEPRTVSQAWARLKSWRADQAHTSPVSFEWFVLALDILFAMGAVELAQDVLIARSTDAAPSER, encoded by the coding sequence ATGATCACTCCGACGAAGGGAATCGCTCCTGACCGCTGCCTGCTCGCTGTCGGCGCGCAGGTTCTCCTCCAGCTCGATGAACCGCGGACCGTCAGCCAGGCATGGGCCAGGCTGAAGAGCTGGCGCGCTGATCAGGCCCATACCTCGCCGGTATCGTTCGAGTGGTTCGTTCTGGCCCTGGACATCCTTTTCGCCATGGGTGCTGTGGAGCTGGCCCAGGACGTTCTCATCGCAAGGAGTACAGATGCTGCGCCGTCTGAGCGCTGA
- a CDS encoding ABC-three component system protein codes for MLFEQRMYAHVKFLELMAELYENEFEDFFHRLMCLRYPDFLDVRTAGSLGDRSADGLSLHSRKLYACYAPQTVKPDKIRKKFDGDLSGAVTKRNGEFDTFVFVHNDRRGVHPEVTSLLASARNSVPSLRFEQMGTRRLWHECMQLDQMAAEDVLRCEIPIKDTTFGIGMEDLAPLLKQLQDIRAESNPLMSLPDVPIEKLDFNRIEGADREDLLRGMRQSYLVDAFYAGTRSELEHDEVAEGFRLYYQQVRRDYSDADDVLWQLKMYFLGNAQPRPKVLRAALVVLAHFFERCDIFETPPAGWQPNIGLTA; via the coding sequence ATGCTGTTTGAGCAGCGGATGTATGCACACGTCAAGTTCCTCGAGTTGATGGCGGAGCTCTACGAGAACGAGTTCGAGGACTTCTTCCATCGGCTGATGTGTTTGCGCTATCCAGACTTCCTCGACGTGCGCACGGCTGGCAGTCTGGGCGACAGGTCGGCCGATGGCCTCAGCCTGCATTCGCGAAAGCTGTACGCCTGCTACGCACCACAGACCGTGAAGCCGGACAAGATCCGCAAGAAGTTCGACGGAGACCTCTCCGGGGCGGTCACCAAGCGAAACGGAGAATTCGACACCTTTGTCTTCGTGCACAACGACAGGCGAGGTGTGCATCCGGAAGTGACATCTCTGCTGGCAAGCGCGCGGAACAGTGTGCCTTCGCTGCGATTCGAACAGATGGGCACCCGGCGGCTGTGGCACGAGTGCATGCAGCTTGATCAGATGGCGGCCGAGGACGTCCTCCGCTGCGAGATACCCATCAAGGACACGACTTTCGGCATCGGGATGGAGGACCTGGCGCCGTTGCTGAAGCAGCTGCAAGACATCCGCGCCGAGTCCAACCCCCTCATGTCCCTGCCCGACGTGCCGATAGAGAAGCTGGACTTCAACCGGATTGAAGGAGCGGATCGTGAGGACCTCCTCCGCGGCATGCGACAGAGCTACCTGGTAGACGCCTTCTACGCCGGCACCCGGAGCGAGCTGGAGCACGACGAGGTCGCGGAGGGCTTCCGCCTGTACTACCAGCAGGTACGTCGCGACTACAGCGACGCCGACGACGTCCTTTGGCAGCTCAAGATGTACTTCCTGGGGAACGCCCAGCCCCGGCCGAAGGTGCTGCGCGCCGCCCTTGTTGTCCTGGCGCACTTCTTCGAACGATGCGACATCTTCGAGACGCCACCCGCCGGCTGGCAGCCGAACATCGGGCTGACCGCATGA